In Caloramator sp. E03, the sequence ATTTGAATGAGGTATTATAACTCCACAGTCATTAACATTTAGAGCTTTGCATATATAATAAAAACCTTCTATTTTCTCATTTATCCCTCCAACTGGCTGTATTTCTCCCCTTTGATTTATTGAACCTGTTACAGCAATATTCTGTTTTATTGGAATATCAGAAAGGCTTGAAAGAAGTGCTATTAGCTCTGCAGCAGAGGCACTGTCTCCATTTATTTCCCCATACATCTGTTCAAAGCATATATTAGCATTGAAGGACATGTAATTATTTTGGCCAAAGGTTTCTCCTAAATACCCTGTTAAAATCAATACTCCTTTACTGTGAATACTGCCGCTCATTTGTATCTCTCTTTCAATGTTTATAACTCCGTTTTTCCCCGGGTAAGTAGTAACAGTTACTCGGTTTTGTTTTCCAAAGGCAAAATCCCCATAATCAATAACTGCAAGTGCATTTATTTCTCCTATCCTATAGCCTTCAAGATTTATTATATATTTACCTTCCCTATACATATCCAAAAGTTTATCCCTTATAATTCCATGCCTTTTTTCAAGGGAATAAATAGCATCTTTTACATCTTCCTTAGATATTTTAGTATTAGATTTTAGTTTTGCATTTGTGTTAGAAAGATCGATTATGTCCACTATCTTATCAAAGGAGGCAGTAAAATAGTTTCTGCTCTCTGCAATTCTTGAAGAATACTTCATTATTTCAATTATTCCTTCTCTTGTTATAGGAAGTATATTATTTTCTTCGCAATAGTTGCTTATAAATCCAAGAAATTTTAAAATTTCACCATTGTTATTTTTTATATCCTCTTCAAAATCAGCCTTTATTTTAAAAAGCTCTTTAAAATCATTATCATAATTAAAAAGCAGATAATATATATATGGACTTCCAAGTAAAATAACCTTAATATCAAGAGGTATGCTCTCTGGCTCTAAAGTTGCAATAGGAATTATATCAAACTGGTTTTTTAAGTTTTCAATGAAAATATTATTTGAAATGAGGCTGTTTTTTAAAGCATTCCAACCCTTATAGCTTAGTAAAAGCTGTAAGGCATCTATTATTATAAACCCACCGTTGGCTTTATGAAGGCTTCCTGCTTTTATCATAGTAAAGTCTGTAACAAGAATACCCTGTTTATTTTCATACTCTATAATTCCTATCAGATTATGAAATTCTGGTTTATCTTCAAATATTACCGGTGCTCCTTCACCTTCATTATTTGATACGATAATATTTACACAGTATTTTTTAAAAAATTCATCGTCATACTTTTCTGCTATATCTTCACTATCCATAAATGCATCTATGTTTTCAATTATATCCCTTTCCATATCCCTTAAATATTCAATTACCTTTGGATTATATCCATATTTCTCTTCAAGAGTTTTTATCTTCTCTCCTATTATCTCTATTGATACATAATCATCTAATTTTTTAAGCCTATCCTTCATCTCTTTTTTTAGCTGTTTAGTTTTTCTTATAGCTTCAAGAGCAATCATTTTAAGTTCACTAACGTCCTCATTTATTTTATCCTTTGCCTCTTGGGAAAGCTCATTATACTGCCTTTCTGTCATCTCCTCATTATCATTAATAAGAGGAATAAAAGCAAAACCTTCTCCTGTACTTTTAACATTAAATCCTCTAAACTTAGCTTCATCATACAATTTATCAACATATTTCAGCATTTCCTTTTGATAGGCATCCATAATCTCATTTCTTTTCTTTTCATATTCTTCACTTGAAAAAAAATCTGGAACTTCGTTAAATAAACTATCTATAAATTTTTCTATATCTTCTTTAAATTCCTTTGAAGTACCCGGATTTAACCATATTGCTATAGGTATGTTCTTATCCTTAAAATTATATACATAACACCAATCCTTTGGAGTAGGCATTTTTTTAGCATATTCCTTAATCCTTTTTATAACATAACTTCTTTTCCCACAGCCATTGTTCCCTGATACATATATGTTATATCCTTTTTTATTCATCAATAATCCCAATTCAATTGCATCTACTGCCCTTTGTTGTCCAATTATTTCTTTAAATGGAGTTATCTCTTTGCTGTTATCAAAATTTGGAAGTGAACTATAGTCTATCTTAATGTCATCTACAGTTAGTTTTTTATACTCCATAACGTTCCCCCCTTCGCTTTAGTATATAATATTCTTAAAATATCATTTTAAATAATACTTTTTTAAACTTTAACAAAAAAAAGAGGAACGAAAAATCATTCCTCTTTTTACTTTCCTATAATTTTCAATGATGAGCTTGCTCCTATTCTGCTTGCTCCTGCTTCAATCATAGCAACAGCATCTTCAAAGCTATGTACTCCTCCTGAGGCTTTAACTCCCATATCTTCTCCTACAGTTTGCCTCATAAGTTTTATATCCTCAACCTTTGCACCCCATTTACTAAATCCAGTAGAAGTTTTTACAAAATCAGCTCCTGCCTCCTTTGCAAGTTTACATGCCATAACCTTTTCTTCATCAGTTAAAAGGCATGTTTCAATTATTACTTTAACTAAAGCCTTTCCTTCTGCAGCCTCAACTACTGCCTTTATATCATCTCTTACATAATCGTATTCATTTGCTTTTAACATACCTATATTAATTACCATATCAACTTCCTGTGCCCCGTCTTCAATAGCCTTTTTAGTTTCAAAAGCTTTAACGCAGCTACTGTTTGCTCCAAGAGGAAAACCTATTACCGTACAAACCTTAACATCACTTCCTTCAAGCTCTTTTTTAACAAGTTTTACATGGCAAGGGTTTACGCAAACAGAGGCAAATTTGTTTTCCTTTGCTTCTTTGCATATTCTCTTAATATCATCAGGAACTGCCTCGGGCTTTAAAATAGTATGATCGATTATGGATGCAATGTAATCTTTGCTAATCATTTTAACTCTCCTCTCATAAGTGATATCTTTATTATAAAATAAAAAGCTATTAAATAAATATTTTTATTATTTTATATTTTTGTCATATTAATTCAATAAATGCATAATATATTAAAAATATCATAATTGGAGGTATTTCTATGGAAAAAGACAAAAGCAAAAATATAATTGAAAATAATAAGGACAACCAAAATCAAAATATTGAAAACAAATCATCATCAGATAAAGAAATGGAAAATTCTGAATATATATTCTGGGTTAATTAAAAGGGATTAAACAAAATTAATCCCTTTTTATTTGATTTATTATCTATTCCATCAAGTAAAAACCCTGCAGAAAACAGAGCAAAAGCCTGAAAATACTAAAATATAGAACAAATATTTTAGTATCTGGCAGTTCATCCTTCCTTATGGCACAAGTAAAAATACATAGACTATAACTACTGCTGCTGTTGAAACAACCCAAAGGGCATAATCATTTACAGTTCCACTGTTAATTGAATTTATAAAATCAAAATACTTTCTAAAATTATATTTAATCCCCAAGAAAAGTCCATTTTCTCTGACCTGAGAACATTTACTTTTCACAGCGATATAAAATGTATAATAATTATAATCTTTATCTTTTTCTATATTACCTACTTTGATTTTTAATCCCCATGTTAGTGCCACTAATGTAAAAGAAGCTAAAAGTATTATAAATATGATTAGCCAATATTCTGGTCTACAGTATCCTGCAAGCTTATAATCAATATCTGGAACTGTTATAACTTCATTAAAATATTTTTGTGAATACCCTTTTCCATATATTACATCTATATACTTTCCAATGTTTAATGTTGCTGATACTGCCGGAGTTATTATGTACCTTGAAACATACCTTGGAAGTATTCCTGTTAGAAAGCAAAGTATTGCCATAATCCACATAGGAATTCTCATAGTAAGAGGAACTTCCTTTGCATCTTCACATTCCTTTGGAAGCTGACCAAAAAATACTGACTGGATTATATTTATAAATGACGCTAAAGTTAAAACGCTAACTAAAAGTGCAACTATTGTAACAGGAATAAATCCTTCTTTATAACTTGCCTGATATATTAGCCCTTTTGATACAAACCCGTTAAATGGAGGAAGCCCACTTATTGAAAAAGCTCCAATTAAAAAAATTAAAGCAGTTTGAGGCATCTTTTTAGCAAGACCTCCAAGTTTATTAATATCCGTAGTACCAACAGAATAGAAAACTGCATCTGCACAAAGAAATAAAAGTCCGTTAAACAACGTGTAATTTAGTACATGATATAGACCTCCACTAATTCCAATGGCAGTTGAAAGTCCAATACCTGTTATAATATATCCTATCTGTGATATGCTCTGAAAAGCAAGAAACCTTTTAAAATCAGTTTGTATAAGTGTCATAGTAACTCCTATAAACATAGTAATAGTTCCTAATACAACAACCAAAATATGAATTGGTGGCAAATTCATACTTTGAAAAAGAACATATAAAAGCCTTATTATACCATACACCCCGGCTTTGTTTACCATTGAGGAAAAGAACATAAAAACAGCTGCCGGAGCTGTCGTGTATACATCGGCTGCTATAGAATGCCATGGAACAATAAAGGCCTTAACTGCATATCCAACAAATATTATTCCAAAAGCAAACAAAGTTATTGGAGTGTAGTTTTTATGCATTAAGACTGCAATCTGTGCCATATTAAGTGTATGGAGCTGTGCATATAATAGAATTGTCCCTATAAGTATAAAGGATGAGCCTATTGAGCCCACAACTATATATTTAAATGCAGCTTCAATAGCCCCTTCAATATGACTTCTAAAGGCTGTTAATGTTACTGCCGAAAAGGTTGATATTTCAATCATAACAAACATATTAAATATATCTCCAGAGAATATAAATCCTATTATACTTCCCGAAAGCATTAGATATAGTACATAGTATTTATCAATAATATCATCTTTTTCCATATACTTAAAGGAATATAAGCCAGATAAGAATATCGTAAAGGATGCTAATACTGCAAAAAATAGACTAAGCTGATCGACTACAAGACATATACCTACTACACTATCTGGTACAGGTATCCAGTTGCCCATCCAGTAGGAAATAATCTGTCCATCAATAATAACAGGCTTAATTAGAAGTAAAATAAGTATAAAAGATATTCCTGTTGAAACTGTTGTTATTATCTTTCTTACTAAGGCTTTCCCCCTAAATAAAGCATTTAAAAAAGCACCAAAAAACAAAATTATAATTGACAGTACCGGATAGTGCTGCATCACCCATTCAACCTCCTTATTTTATCAGCATCTATTGTCCCAAACTTTTCCTTAATTTTAATTACGAAAGATAAAGCCATTGCAGTAACACAAACACCTATTACTATGGAAGTTAAGGCTAAAGCCTGTGGAACAGGATCAACGAAAAATGTTTCAGGTTTAATCTCTCCTAATGTAAAAATAGATTCTGTTCCCCCTGCCTTAAAACCTACACTAACAAAAAGAAGGTTTATTCCATAATTTATAAGGCTTAATCCTATAACAATTTTAATAAGATTCTTTTTAACAAGAACTGTATATAATCCAAAAATTATAAGCAAAAATGAACATATATAATTCTCGATTATCAAAAAAAACACCTCACTTTAGTAATTATTGCTATTACCATCTGATGGCAGCAATACAAGCATAAGAAGCATTAAAAATCCAACTCCTGTTAAGACTTTATATATAACAGCGGAGCTTGTCCAAAATGTAGTTTCTAAATTATATAATTTTTGAATATTACCAATATTAAAAAACACATTTTTACAAAAATTAGCTACACATATTATTCCAATAAGAGCAAAAAAGGAATACGCTATTACCTCAATTCCTTCATTTTTTCTAATTAACTCCATGTTGAAAGTTTTCTTTAAACCTTCACTCCCATATCCAAGATATATAAGCATTACAGAAAATGCTATCAAAACCCCTCCCTGAAATCCTCCTACTGGAGCTAAATTCCCATTTAGAATTATATAAAACCCAAGTACAAGGCCAATTGGAGCAAAAATATCAGCACCAATTTTTACTATTATGTTTTTAATTTTGATATCATTTTTCATTTTCATCATCCTTCTTCCTTCTACCGTTCTTTAAAATTACATATAAACCAGATACAGCAGTTAATAAAATAAATGATTCACTCAACCTATCATAACCTCTAAAATCAAAAAACACTGCAGCTACAGCATTTATCCCTTGAGTTTTGTCTAAATTTCCTTTAACTATTACATCCTCAAGGCCTTTTGCACCTTTAACATCGTATTTTGATGGATTAGATAATAGATCATATATCTTTGTACCACCTTCATTAATTGTTCGGGGCAGCTTTGCCGCATATATCATTCCAAACATGCCTAATACTGTAATAATAGACAGTGAAAAATATATAAAAAATCTTTTCATAACTTGTCCCCTCCTTTGACCTTCTTTAAAGCCACTAAAAATATAACAGGGGAAAGCAAAGCACCAATAACTGCCTCTGCAATTGCAATATCTGGTGCTTGAAGTATAATAAACTCTAATGCTACAAAGGTACCTAAACCACTTAAAGCTATAATAGACGATAATATATTCTCAAAGTATACAGAAAATACTGCAAAAATAAGAATACCAATTACAATAATAGTATTTAATAAAAGTACGCTATTTGTCATTAAGAATATCCCTCCCATATTCATCACAAACGAAGTTTTTACTGGGCCTTATTCCAAACCTGTAGGCAGCTTTACAAATAGAATGTGTTGCAATTGGATTAGTAAGAAGTATAAAAAAAACTATCAAAATAGCTCTTACTCCGATTGAAATACTTCCTCTATAAAATGAATAGATTGCTCCTCCTATTACTGTACCTAAAGTTCCAAGTGTTGCTATGTTTGTACTTGACTGCATCCTACAGAAAGTATCTGGCATTCTTATCATTCCAACAGTTCCAGCAAAGGCAAAAAAACTTCCTAAAATTAAAAATATATCGACAATTATTCTCATAGTTTTCCCTCCAAATACCTTGATATTAACACCGTTTTTATAAAGCCAATCACTGTAATTATAAGGGCTATATCAAGATAAATTCCTCGTCCACTATATAATGAAAAAAGAATTAAAGCAACTGATGTCATAATTTCAATTGAATTTACTGCAATTACCCTATCAACCACATTAGGGCCCTTTGCTACTCTATATAAAAGCAAAAAACTAAGAAATATGTATAATATGCCAATTATAATTAATTCTATCACTTCCATATCCTCCCAATACAATTTTCAAGAGTACCTTTAATAATCTCCCCATCTTTAACATTATTAGTAGTTGCAACATCAATGCAGTGAATATAGTAGTAATTCTTTCCTCTATCCTCAGCAACGTCCATAGTAATAGTTCCAGGAGTCAGAGTTATAGAATTTGCAAGCATAGATAGGGCATATTCTGATTTTAGGTTAGATGGAATCTTTACTATGCCAGGATTTACTGGTAGAGAAGGACTAAGAGCACATTTTGCTACATCAACATTAGCTTTCCAAAGCTCCTTTGGGAAAATCACAAACACATACTTAATTAAAGCAACAAATTTTGAAGGATTAAATAAATAAAAGGGGGTATCGTGTATAAAAAAACTCGCTGTAAATAATGCTACAATATAACTTACTATAGCTCCTATAAGGAGCTCTTCAAAAGAAAATGCAAAGGTAAACAGTATCAATATTATATAACATAAAATGAATGTGGATATAACAGCTAAAAAATGATTTTTTTTCAAAATATCCCTCCTATCTTTCTATTTTTTCAAAGATTTTATCTTTAATAAAGTCTGTAAGTTTTTCAATCCCTTCACCGCTTTTTGATGAAATTCTAAAAATAGCTATATTGTGATTTAAATCCATTGCCATATTCTCAACCTTTACATCATCAAAATCAAAGAATTCTTTCATATCATACTTATTTATAGCAAGTATATCAGTTGTCGAAAACATAAGAGGATATTTTTCAACCTTATCATCACCTTCAGGTACACTAAGTATTGCTATCCTTATATCTTCACCTATATTGAACTCAGCAGGGCAAACAAGGTTGCCGATATTTTCCACAAAAACAACGTCTGTATTTTCCAGGTCAAAATACGGCAAAACATGTTTTATTGACATCGCCTCAATATGACAAGCTCCATCAGTGTTAAGCTGAACAACTGGTATTCCTAAAGCATCAATCTTTTTTGCATCTACCTGCCCAGCAATATCTCCTTCAATAACAGCTATTTTATATGTTCTTGATAACCTTTTTATAAGTTCAACTATAAGACTTGTTTTTCCAGTTCCTGGTGATCCCATAACGTTTATCATAAAAACCTTCTTCTCCTTAAGTTCCTTTTTTATTTCATTGCTACAATCCTCATTCCATTCAAATATTTGCCTAACAACCTTTATTTCCATCATTCCACCTCCAAGCTATCAATATAAAATTCTCTCCCAGATATTATTTTTATATCATAGCTCCCGCAAAGGGGGCATTTTACCTTATTACGTTTAATTATGCTTTCTTTACAACAATTTTGGCACTTTATCTTAATTGGTACTTTTTTTATTTTAAGTAATGCACCTTCAGCTAGTGTACCTTTTGATGCGATATTGAAATATTCTTGCATTATATCTGGTATTACCCCAGACATTTCTCCTACCATAAGCCTTATTTCAAGTATTCTTTTTGCATTGTGCTTTCTTGCCTCATTCTGCGTTATCTTAAGTATTTCTTCAATTATAGAAAGTTCATGCATAATACCATCTATCCAAACATAAAAAACATGAGGAACTACTTGTAATTATAAGGCACAAATCTGCAACTGCCTTGTCTTTAAACATATAAGTAAAAACAGGTATTTTTCTATATTCCTGCATCAACTCACCTCCTAAGTTTTTAACAAAAATAACTAACATATCCTTGGAAGCTGAGAACCTGATAATTTTGTCAATATTCTTGTCCCACCTATTGATGTTTTAAGTACTACTCTTTGCTTAACCTTTGATGTTACTTTCCCTATAATTGCAGCCTTCTCTCCACCCTTTATTTTTTTTAAAGTATTTACTACTTTATTTGCAACATTTTTAGAAACAACAGCAACTATTTTGCCTTCATTTGCTGAATATAAAGGATCAATTCCAAGTATCTCACATGCTTTATTAACTTCTTCAGAAATAGGAATACTTTCCTCAAAAAGCTCAATACCAATCTCTGTTCCTTCTATAAACTCATTTAAAGTTGTTGCAATTCCTCCTCTTGTGGGATCTCTTAAAATCTTTATATTATTTCCATATTCAAGTATTACTTTAGATAATTCATGAAGAGGCATACAATCAGATACTAAATTCATACTTTCAAAAACCTCTTCCCTTGCTGCCATTACAGCAACACCGTGGTCTCCAACATTCCCTGATACAATTACCATATCCCCATCTTCAATTCTATTTTTATCTAAAAAATCATATTTTAAATAACCAATACCTGTGGTATTGATATATATCCCATCTCCTTTTCCTCTTTCAACTACTTTTGTATCACCTGTAACTATCTTAACGTTACATTCATCAGCAGTTTTGCTTATAGACTCTATTATTCTTTTTAAATTCTCTGTTTTAAATCCTTCTTCAATTATCAAACTAATACTTAAATATTTAGGTTCACCTCCACACATACATATATCATTTACAGTACCACAAACTGAAAGCTTTCCAATATCTCCTCCAGGAAAAAAGAATGGTCTTACTACAAAGCTATCGGTTGAAAATACTATTTTATCAAATCCATTTAATATTGCTCCGTCATTTAACTTGGAAAGCTCTTCATTATCAAAATATGGCAAAAACATCTCCTCTATAAGTTGTGATGTTTTTTTTCCCCCACTTCCATGGGCAAGGGTTATAATATCATCCATTATCTCACCTCATACGGGAATACTTATATTCAGAAGCACAAGCTCCCTCACTTGAAACCATGCAAGGTCCCAATGGATTCTCCGGAGTACATATCCTCGAAAAGAATTCACATTCAAAAGGCTCTATCTTACCTTTTATAACATCCCCACATCTACAAAGCCCTGTATAATCGCAGGTTTTCAATTCTATCGAAAACTTTTTTGTTGCATCAAAATCACTATATTCATTTTTTAATTTGTATCCACTGTTTTTAATAAACCCAATGCCTCTCCATAAATCATCACAAAACTCAAAGTAGTTATCTATTGCTGCTTTAGCCTTTTCATTTCCTTTTTTCTTTACAGCTCTTATATATTCGTTTTCAAGAAAAGGAGTATTATTTTTTATCATCTCCGATAACCTGTATATTGAATAAATTATGTCTCCTGCTTCAAATCCACAAATAACTGAAGGTATTTTATATTCTTTTACTAAAAATTCAAATCCTTCTTCTCCAATTATAACCGCTACATTTCCAGGGCATAAAAATCCATTAACTTCAAAATTGTCCATATTTATAATATGTCTTAAAACTGGTTCAACCCTTTTATGAATACTAAAAAGGCTAAAATTTTTAATTTCCTCATTTATAGCAGTTTCAACTGCTACAGCAGAGTTTGGAGCTGTAGTTTCAAATCCTATTCCAATAAAGACAATTTCTTTGTCAGAATTTTTTTTAGCAATTTCTAAAGCATCCATCGGAGAATAAACAACTCTTATATCGGCACCTTCTGCTTTCCTTCTTTCAAGACTTTCATCAGAATTGGATCCCGGAACCTTTATCATATCTCCATAGGTTGTAATTATAACATCTTTAATTTTTGAAAGTTTTATAATTTCATCTATTATTTCAACAGGAGTTACACATACAGGACAACCAGGTCCTGATATAAGCCTTATGTTCTTTGGCAAAATGCTCTTAATTCCAAACTTTGCAATAGCCATAGTATGTGTTCCGCAAACTTCCATTATAGTTATTCTTTTTTTATATTCCTTTAAAATCCTTATAATATTTTCAACAGCATCAGATTTATTGAATTCTTCCCAAAGCATCAGCTACCTCCTTAATCATTTTTAAATTTTCAAGTGCAACTTCTTCTTCTATTTTCTCTATTGCAAAACCAGCATGAACTATTACATAATCCCCTATTTTTACATCTTTAATAAAATCAATCCTGATGTTCTTCTTAAATCCATAACTTTCTCCAATAGCATCCTTACCATTTATTTTAGTAATCTTCAATGGCACTGCTAAACACATTTTACTTCCCCTCCATAATATGCAATTAAACACTGTCCTAAAGATATTCCCTCATCATTTGTTGATACTCTGTTGTGGCAGTAAACCTTAAAGCCTTTTTTTTCAATACATCCCTTAACCTTTGGTAAAAGATACATATTTTGAAATACTCCTCCTGATAATACTACATCTTCAATCCCTGTTACACTTCCTATTTTTTCAACTATATCAGCACTAACCTTTGCAAGAGTATTCATAAACTTAGAGCAAATTAGTCCTTTAGATATACTTTTTTTAATATCACTTACTATCTGATCAATTACTACTGTCCAATCAAATTGAAAAATTCCATTTATATTCTCTATCTTATATTCATAATATTCATTTGTTTTTTCAGCTAAGCTTTCAACTAAAACTGCTCCCTGCCCCTCATAAGATACAATCTGTTTTATATTAATTATCGAAGCTACCGCATCGAAAAGTCTTCCAATGCTACTTGCAAGAGGAGCATTTATGCCCTTTTTGAGCATTTTCTCTATTATAAAAATATCTTCATTAAACTTGAAATCTTCTGGTATTTTATTATAGGTTTCATATAATACTGAATAGCCAACCCTATAAATCTCTTTAATTGCCTTATCTCCTCCAACTATATGTATAGGCTTTATAGTACCAAGCCTTTCAAAGCCTATATAGCTTCCTTTTAAAAATTCTCCTCCCCAAATCGTTCCATCAGTTCCATAGCCTGTCCCATCCCAAATCACTCCTATAACCTCTTTATCTATATTGTTATCAGCAATGCACGATGCTAAATGAGCATGATGATGTTGTATAAAGCATAAAGGTATTTTATCCTCCTTTGCCCTGTTTAATGCATATTCAGTTGATATATAATCAGGATGAAGGTCACAGGCTATTTTTTCAGGTTTGATATTAAACAAATTTTCAAAATGCTTTATCTGCTCCTGATAATATTGTAATATCTCCATATTCTTCATATCACCTATATGTTGGCTTAAAAATACATAATGTCCCCTTGATAAGGCAAAGGATGCCTTCTGTTCCGCTCCACAGGCTAAGACTTTTCCTACTTCTTTATTTAATTTTATTGGAAAAGGAACATATCCTCTCGACCTTCTTATAGGATATTCCTTACCTTCAAATTCCCTTATAACTGAATCATCACACCTTGTATATATATCTCTATCATTCATTAAAAATCCATCAACAATTGACGATAATTTCTCTATGGCTTCATCATTTTTATATACTATTGGTAAATCCGATATGTTAGCACTTGTCATGACCAATGTATCAATATCCTCATTTAAAATAAGATAATGAACTGGAGTATAAGGAAGCATAACCCCAAGATAGTTATTATCTATAGAAACACTTTTAAATGATTCTTTAAACTTTTTTTTTAAAAGTACAATTGGTCTTCTAAAGGATTTTAACATATTTTCTTCATACTCATTTACAAAGCACCATTTCCTTATAGTTTGAACATCTTTGCACATAAGAGCAAAAGGTTTTTCATCTCTATGCTTTTTATACCTTAATTTATTAACAATTTCATCGTTTAATGCATTACAAGCTAAGTGAAAACCTCCAATACCTTTAATTGCTATTATTTTACCTTCTTTTAAAAACTTAATAGATATTTCTATTGGATTTTCATAATATACTTTACCATTTTTATCTTTGAAAAAAAGTTTAGGTCCGCAATTAAAACAACAGTTCGGTTGTGCATGGTATCTCCTATCTTCTATATCTTTATATTCTCTATTGCAGATTTCACACATTGTAAAGTTTTTCATAGTAGTTTTTTCTCTATCGTAAGGAACATCTTTTATTATTGTAAACCTTGGCCCACAATTAGTGCAGTTTATAAAAGGATATCTATAGCGCCTATTTTTATTATCAAAAAGCTCTTTTAAGCAATCTTCACAAATAGAAACATCTGGGGACACCAATGTAAACTTCTCATCGTCATTTGTACTATTTATTATCTTAAAATCATTAAATATATTATTTTTTTTAATCCTCCTAATCGAAACATTTTCAATAAGTGCAAGCTTAGGACTATTTTGCTTAATTTCCTGTATAAAATTTATCAAGCATTTATCTTCTCCTTGTATTTCCATTACAACTCCATTAGATGTATTTTTAATCCAACCTTTTATACCATAGTTTTTTACCAATTTATGTATAAACGGTCTAAACCCAACTCCTTGAACTATTCCATTAATTTTTAATCTAATAGTATCCATATAAATCACCTTAAAAAATATTATATAACAGCAGTAATAATTAAATAATAATTATACAATCTGTTTATTTTGTCTATAAAGTTTCGTATATAATAGCTAAAGCCCTGATTTATCAAATTTTGAAACTTCCATGGTATATTTTTCCTATTTATGTTATTATTATAATACATCCAAAATAAAATTAAAATGACAATTATTATATAATTTTAATATTTATGTTATTTTACTATGCTATAAAATTTTATGATACAAATTAAAATAACTAATAAAAAAAGCCCCTTCGAGAAAACAATAAAATATGATATAATTTACATTATGATTTTGTAAAATATGATTTTTATAAATATAAAGTAAAGGGGATAGATGTATATGAGTTTTAAAGAAACACTTGCCAAAAAGTATGCTGAAGCATATCTTAAGAAATATGGTGACAGATTGACACAAGTTCAAGGTCACATTTTAAGCGTTAAA encodes:
- a CDS encoding hydrogenase subunit MbhD domain-containing protein, whose translation is MTNSVLLLNTIIVIGILIFAVFSVYFENILSSIIALSGLGTFVALEFIILQAPDIAIAEAVIGALLSPVIFLVALKKVKGGDKL
- the mnhG gene encoding monovalent cation/H(+) antiporter subunit G → MRIIVDIFLILGSFFAFAGTVGMIRMPDTFCRMQSSTNIATLGTLGTVIGGAIYSFYRGSISIGVRAILIVFFILLTNPIATHSICKAAYRFGIRPSKNFVCDEYGRDILNDK
- a CDS encoding monovalent cation/H+ antiporter complex subunit F, producing MIELIIIGILYIFLSFLLLYRVAKGPNVVDRVIAVNSIEIMTSVALILFSLYSGRGIYLDIALIITVIGFIKTVLISRYLEGKL
- a CDS encoding Na+/H+ antiporter subunit E produces the protein MKKNHFLAVISTFILCYIILILFTFAFSFEELLIGAIVSYIVALFTASFFIHDTPFYLFNPSKFVALIKYVFVIFPKELWKANVDVAKCALSPSLPVNPGIVKIPSNLKSEYALSMLANSITLTPGTITMDVAEDRGKNYYYIHCIDVATTNNVKDGEIIKGTLENCIGRIWK
- the hypB gene encoding hydrogenase nickel incorporation protein HypB, producing MEIKVVRQIFEWNEDCSNEIKKELKEKKVFMINVMGSPGTGKTSLIVELIKRLSRTYKIAVIEGDIAGQVDAKKIDALGIPVVQLNTDGACHIEAMSIKHVLPYFDLENTDVVFVENIGNLVCPAEFNIGEDIRIAILSVPEGDDKVEKYPLMFSTTDILAINKYDMKEFFDFDDVKVENMAMDLNHNIAIFRISSKSGEGIEKLTDFIKDKIFEKIER
- the hypA gene encoding hydrogenase maturation nickel metallochaperone HypA, with amino-acid sequence MHELSIIEEILKITQNEARKHNAKRILEIRLMVGEMSGVIPDIMQEYFNIASKGTLAEGALLKIKKVPIKIKCQNCCKESIIKRNKVKCPLCGSYDIKIISGREFYIDSLEVE
- the hypE gene encoding hydrogenase expression/formation protein HypE, with the protein product MDDIITLAHGSGGKKTSQLIEEMFLPYFDNEELSKLNDGAILNGFDKIVFSTDSFVVRPFFFPGGDIGKLSVCGTVNDICMCGGEPKYLSISLIIEEGFKTENLKRIIESISKTADECNVKIVTGDTKVVERGKGDGIYINTTGIGYLKYDFLDKNRIEDGDMVIVSGNVGDHGVAVMAAREEVFESMNLVSDCMPLHELSKVILEYGNNIKILRDPTRGGIATTLNEFIEGTEIGIELFEESIPISEEVNKACEILGIDPLYSANEGKIVAVVSKNVANKVVNTLKKIKGGEKAAIIGKVTSKVKQRVVLKTSIGGTRILTKLSGSQLPRIC
- the hypD gene encoding hydrogenase formation protein HypD, which codes for MLWEEFNKSDAVENIIRILKEYKKRITIMEVCGTHTMAIAKFGIKSILPKNIRLISGPGCPVCVTPVEIIDEIIKLSKIKDVIITTYGDMIKVPGSNSDESLERRKAEGADIRVVYSPMDALEIAKKNSDKEIVFIGIGFETTAPNSAVAVETAINEEIKNFSLFSIHKRVEPVLRHIINMDNFEVNGFLCPGNVAVIIGEEGFEFLVKEYKIPSVICGFEAGDIIYSIYRLSEMIKNNTPFLENEYIRAVKKKGNEKAKAAIDNYFEFCDDLWRGIGFIKNSGYKLKNEYSDFDATKKFSIELKTCDYTGLCRCGDVIKGKIEPFECEFFSRICTPENPLGPCMVSSEGACASEYKYSRMR
- a CDS encoding HypC/HybG/HupF family hydrogenase formation chaperone; amino-acid sequence: MCLAVPLKITKINGKDAIGESYGFKKNIRIDFIKDVKIGDYVIVHAGFAIEKIEEEVALENLKMIKEVADALGRIQ